In Micrococcus luteus NCTC 2665, a single window of DNA contains:
- the clpS gene encoding ATP-dependent Clp protease adapter ClpS: MSVLTRHDPSAPRAVRPAPGESAPAGATDTALLERPHEDTARDRPWNVVVWNDPVNLMSYVAYVFRTHFGYSAAKAQRLMLEVHERGRSVVATGTKEKAELHVGAMHGYGLWATLEQAED; the protein is encoded by the coding sequence ATGTCCGTGCTGACCCGCCACGATCCGTCCGCGCCGCGCGCCGTGCGTCCGGCGCCGGGCGAGTCCGCCCCCGCCGGCGCCACCGACACCGCCCTGCTGGAGCGGCCTCACGAGGACACGGCCCGGGACCGGCCGTGGAACGTCGTGGTGTGGAACGACCCGGTGAACCTGATGAGCTACGTCGCCTACGTGTTCCGCACCCACTTCGGCTACTCCGCGGCCAAGGCGCAACGGCTCATGCTCGAGGTCCACGAGCGGGGCCGGTCCGTGGTGGCGACGGGCACCAAGGAGAAGGCCGAGCTGCACGTGGGCGCGATGCACGGCTACGGGCTGTGGGCCACGCTGGAGCAGGCGGAGGACTGA
- a CDS encoding DUF2017 family protein: MAERFRWTRRGYTAQLELPEVRLLRGLVRDVVALLEGRRADVRPAEADPAGAQAAEDGVDTPEDIPAAPPSVSAAEDAGPMAGLDASDAAFWGLVSGLHLSQDAEPQRSAPADPAVARLLPDAMPRAGAAEQGAHRALTEDALSEGKLADARLALELLRSTRVEVPHDQAPAFGRALNDVRLVLAARLGVETEEDAARVHAVDDWRSAEDVESTMALLYNFTSWLLETLMTEMLSELPEGSDESAPGAGDAEGEQ, encoded by the coding sequence ATGGCAGAACGGTTCCGCTGGACGCGGCGGGGGTACACGGCGCAGCTGGAGCTGCCGGAGGTGCGCCTGCTGCGCGGGCTGGTCAGGGACGTCGTCGCCCTGCTCGAGGGCCGACGCGCGGACGTGCGCCCCGCCGAGGCGGACCCCGCCGGGGCCCAGGCCGCCGAGGACGGCGTCGACACGCCCGAGGACATCCCGGCGGCGCCGCCGTCCGTGTCCGCTGCGGAGGATGCGGGCCCCATGGCCGGACTGGACGCGTCCGACGCCGCGTTCTGGGGGTTGGTCTCCGGCCTGCACCTGAGCCAGGACGCGGAGCCGCAGCGCTCGGCCCCCGCCGACCCGGCCGTCGCACGCCTCCTGCCGGATGCGATGCCCCGGGCCGGCGCCGCCGAGCAGGGCGCCCACCGGGCCCTGACCGAGGACGCCCTGTCCGAGGGGAAGCTCGCGGACGCGCGCCTGGCACTCGAGCTGCTGCGCTCGACGCGCGTGGAGGTGCCGCACGACCAGGCGCCGGCCTTCGGCCGCGCGCTCAACGACGTGCGCCTCGTCCTCGCCGCCCGCCTGGGCGTCGAGACCGAGGAGGACGCCGCCCGTGTGCACGCCGTGGACGACTGGCGCAGCGCGGAGGACGTCGAGTCCACCATGGCCCTGCTCTACAACTTCACCTCGTGGCTGCTGGAGACGCTCATGACGGAGATGCTCAGCGAGCTGCCCGAGGGCTCGGATGAGTCCGCGCCGGGCGCCGGGGACGCGGAGGGCGAGCAGTGA
- the murI gene encoding glutamate racemase — MSGRLAAVDATAPIGVFDSGVGGLTVARAIMDQLPHESILYVGDTEHSPYGPRPIAEVRALALAIMDELVARGVKALVIACNSASAAVLRDARERYTGGHGIPVIEVIQPAVRRAVAATRTGRIGVIGTEATVGSRAYEDSFSAAPHLAITSVACPRFVEFVEAGITTGPELLETAREYTAPLRAAGVDTLVLGCTHYPLLTGALSLVMGEDVTLVSSAEETAKDLYRELVRLGLEHPHSAAGSGQATRHRFAATGDPDHFQALARRFLGPEVESVRRLETIGAPRPAAAPVPTRSTASVRLGAEQEGVT; from the coding sequence GTGAGCGGCCGGCTCGCCGCCGTGGACGCCACCGCGCCGATCGGCGTGTTCGACTCGGGCGTGGGCGGGCTGACCGTGGCCCGGGCGATCATGGACCAGCTGCCCCACGAGTCCATCCTCTACGTGGGCGACACGGAGCACTCGCCGTACGGCCCGCGGCCCATCGCCGAGGTGCGGGCCCTCGCCCTGGCGATCATGGACGAGCTCGTCGCGCGCGGCGTCAAGGCGCTCGTGATCGCGTGCAACTCCGCGTCGGCCGCCGTGCTGCGCGACGCCCGCGAGCGCTACACGGGAGGCCACGGCATCCCCGTGATCGAGGTGATCCAGCCCGCCGTGCGCCGCGCCGTGGCCGCCACCCGCACGGGCCGGATCGGCGTGATCGGCACCGAGGCGACCGTCGGGTCCCGCGCCTACGAGGACTCGTTCTCGGCCGCCCCGCACCTCGCGATCACCTCGGTCGCGTGCCCGCGGTTCGTGGAGTTCGTGGAGGCTGGCATCACCACCGGCCCCGAACTGCTGGAGACCGCCCGGGAGTACACGGCCCCGCTGCGTGCGGCGGGGGTGGACACCCTCGTGCTGGGATGCACCCACTACCCGCTGCTGACCGGCGCCCTCTCGCTCGTGATGGGGGAGGACGTCACGCTCGTCTCCTCCGCGGAGGAGACCGCCAAGGACCTCTACCGGGAGCTGGTCCGCCTCGGCCTCGAGCACCCCCACTCTGCCGCGGGCTCCGGCCAGGCCACCCGCCACCGCTTCGCCGCCACCGGCGACCCCGACCACTTCCAGGCCCTCGCGCGCCGCTTCCTCGGACCCGAGGTCGAGTCCGTGCGACGCCTGGAGACGATCGGCGCGCCCCGCCCCGCGGCCGCGCCGGTCCCGACGCGCTCGACGGCCTCCGTCCGGCTGGGCGCCGAGCAGGAGGGTGTGACGTGA
- a CDS encoding MBL fold metallo-hydrolase, with the protein MKLTIIGASGSFPGPGSPASCYLLTAEGVAEDGVTPRTWRILLDLGNGALGVLQRYVDLEDLDGILLSHLHPDHFMDLFGMHVAIRWNPAGWGRGRLPVYGPAGTGDRIAEAYGMDPEPGMHQDFEFRCWAAGRTERLGPFRFTPVPVRHPIDEAYAIRVEVDRVDDDGDVTTRVLTYSGDTDACEGLVEAARDADVFLCEAAFHEGRDDGIDGVHLTGRRAGETAAQAGARKLLLTHLPVWNDPQRAVQEARAVYDGPLAVAVSGLSYGV; encoded by the coding sequence GTGAAGCTGACCATCATCGGGGCCTCCGGGTCCTTTCCCGGCCCGGGCTCACCCGCCTCGTGCTACCTCCTCACCGCCGAGGGCGTGGCCGAGGACGGCGTCACCCCGCGCACGTGGCGGATCCTGCTGGACCTCGGCAACGGCGCCCTCGGCGTGCTGCAGCGCTACGTCGATCTCGAGGACCTGGACGGCATCCTGCTCTCCCACCTGCACCCGGACCACTTCATGGACCTGTTCGGGATGCACGTGGCCATCCGCTGGAACCCGGCCGGCTGGGGCCGCGGCCGGCTGCCCGTCTACGGACCCGCCGGCACCGGCGACCGCATCGCCGAGGCGTACGGGATGGACCCCGAGCCGGGGATGCACCAGGACTTCGAGTTCCGGTGCTGGGCCGCCGGCCGCACCGAGCGGCTCGGTCCGTTCCGGTTCACACCGGTCCCCGTGCGCCATCCCATCGACGAGGCCTACGCGATCCGGGTCGAGGTGGACCGCGTCGACGACGACGGCGACGTCACCACCCGCGTGCTCACCTACTCCGGGGACACCGACGCGTGTGAGGGGCTCGTCGAGGCCGCGCGGGACGCGGACGTGTTCCTGTGCGAGGCCGCCTTCCACGAGGGCCGGGACGACGGCATCGACGGCGTCCACCTGACCGGCCGGCGGGCCGGCGAGACGGCGGCGCAGGCCGGGGCGCGGAAGCTGCTGCTCACGCACCTGCCGGTGTGGAACGATCCGCAGCGCGCCGTCCAGGAGGCCCGCGCGGTGTACGACGGCCCGCTGGCCGTCGCCGTCTCGGGGCTGAGCTACGGCGTCTGA
- the rph gene encoding ribonuclease PH: MSSPATTAPRPDGRAVDELRPITITRGWSRQAEGSALIEFGNTRVLCTASFTEGVPRWLKGEGTGWVTAEYAMLPRATNERSQRESVKGRIGGRTHEISRLIGRSLRAVIDLSALGENTIVLDCDVLDADGGTRTAAITGAYVALAEAVAWARREGILAKGAAVLKDSVAAVSVGIVDGVPVLDLPYVEDVKAETDMNVVVTGAGEFVEVQGTAEGAPFTRAELDTLLDLALIGTGELARIQAETLAAATEDRA; the protein is encoded by the coding sequence ATGAGCTCTCCCGCCACCACCGCCCCCCGCCCGGACGGCCGCGCCGTCGACGAGCTGCGCCCCATCACCATCACCCGGGGCTGGTCCCGGCAGGCGGAGGGCTCGGCCCTGATCGAGTTCGGGAACACCCGCGTGCTGTGCACCGCCTCCTTCACCGAGGGCGTGCCGCGCTGGCTCAAGGGCGAGGGGACCGGCTGGGTCACCGCCGAGTACGCGATGCTCCCGCGGGCCACCAACGAGCGCAGCCAGCGCGAGTCCGTCAAGGGCCGGATCGGCGGGCGCACCCACGAGATCTCCCGCCTGATCGGCCGGTCCCTGCGCGCCGTCATCGACCTGTCCGCCCTGGGGGAGAACACCATCGTCCTGGACTGCGACGTCCTCGACGCCGACGGCGGCACCCGCACCGCCGCCATCACGGGCGCCTACGTCGCCCTCGCCGAGGCGGTGGCCTGGGCGCGGCGCGAGGGGATCCTCGCCAAGGGCGCCGCCGTCCTCAAGGACTCCGTCGCCGCGGTGTCCGTGGGCATCGTGGACGGGGTGCCCGTCCTCGACCTGCCGTACGTGGAGGACGTGAAGGCGGAGACGGACATGAACGTGGTCGTCACCGGGGCCGGGGAGTTCGTGGAGGTGCAGGGCACCGCCGAGGGCGCGCCGTTCACCCGCGCCGAGCTGGACACCCTGCTGGACCTGGCCCTGATCGGCACGGGTGAGCTGGCCCGCATCCAGGCCGAGACCCTGGCCGCCGCCACGGAGGACCGGGCGTGA
- a CDS encoding non-canonical purine NTP pyrophosphatase: MSAPAASSAGLPEGARVVLATHNAGKVRELRQLLAGAVPGLEVETAVVDAGAVGAPDVVEDGVTFAQNALKKARAVAAHTGLIAVADDSGLAVDVLHGAPGIFSARWAGRHGDDRANLELLLAQLADVPDEHRGAQFVCAAALAVPSGPDAAGARAIHVEHVEHGRLPGTLLREPVGDGGFGYDPILRPEGRDVSTAQLSPEDKNAISHRGHAFRALLPYLVDALDARP, translated from the coding sequence GTGAGCGCGCCCGCCGCCTCGTCGGCGGGCCTGCCGGAGGGCGCCCGCGTCGTGCTCGCCACGCACAACGCGGGCAAGGTGCGCGAGCTGCGGCAGCTGCTCGCCGGCGCCGTGCCCGGCCTCGAGGTGGAGACCGCGGTGGTGGACGCGGGCGCCGTGGGCGCCCCGGACGTCGTCGAGGACGGCGTCACGTTCGCCCAGAACGCGCTGAAGAAGGCCCGCGCCGTGGCCGCGCACACCGGGCTGATCGCCGTCGCGGACGACTCCGGTCTGGCCGTGGACGTGCTGCACGGCGCCCCCGGGATCTTCTCGGCCCGCTGGGCCGGGCGTCACGGGGACGACCGTGCCAACCTCGAGCTGCTGCTGGCCCAGCTGGCCGACGTGCCGGACGAGCATCGGGGTGCCCAGTTCGTGTGCGCCGCCGCGCTCGCGGTCCCCAGCGGCCCGGACGCCGCGGGCGCCCGGGCCATCCACGTCGAGCACGTCGAGCACGGCCGCCTGCCCGGCACGCTGCTGCGCGAGCCCGTGGGGGACGGCGGCTTCGGCTACGACCCGATCCTGCGCCCCGAGGGCCGGGACGTGTCCACCGCGCAGCTGAGCCCCGAGGACAAGAACGCGATCAGCCACCGGGGGCACGCCTTCCGCGCCCTGCTGCCCTACCTGGTGGACGCGCTCGACGCGCGCCCGTGA
- a CDS encoding exonuclease domain-containing protein, with translation MSGGRAPVPGLDFTAIDFETANGFRGSPCAVGAVRVRDGVMVDRAEWLIRPPVGFDRFDPRNVRIHGITEDRVLDAPRFAQVYDELADFVGTDVLAAHNAGFDVGVIESGLEVSGRDVPGLEFVCTLVLARRVYDLPSYALPSAAREAGFTPGRHHDALADAEACAAILVDIARRVLGAQPADADVLPGLTEAPAGRGVDRLMRAQGLSVSVLAPRAAGSGAESKATRQARRTEGVFDARVPLRDERAMPDFMRWPDEGVNPPPNPAADPGHPLFGQTVVFTGGIGMSRQSAKTRAAAQGAQTANRVGAATTMLVVGDGFEAADLHRPRADDEAPQAVTTALAHRKTRDALRRRDRGQAIALVSEGEFLQMLDGNWPDAAR, from the coding sequence GTGAGCGGCGGGCGCGCCCCCGTGCCGGGGCTGGACTTCACCGCGATCGACTTCGAGACCGCCAACGGCTTCCGCGGCTCCCCGTGCGCCGTGGGCGCCGTCCGGGTGCGGGACGGGGTCATGGTGGACCGTGCCGAGTGGCTGATCCGTCCGCCCGTCGGCTTCGACCGGTTCGATCCCCGCAACGTGCGCATCCACGGCATCACCGAGGACCGCGTCCTGGACGCCCCCCGGTTCGCGCAGGTGTACGACGAGCTCGCGGACTTCGTGGGGACGGACGTGCTCGCGGCGCACAACGCGGGCTTCGACGTCGGCGTCATCGAGTCCGGCCTCGAGGTCTCCGGCCGGGACGTGCCGGGCCTGGAGTTCGTGTGCACCCTGGTGCTGGCGCGCCGCGTCTACGACCTGCCCTCGTACGCCCTGCCCTCCGCGGCGCGCGAGGCCGGCTTCACCCCGGGGCGCCACCACGACGCACTGGCCGACGCCGAGGCCTGCGCGGCCATCCTCGTGGACATCGCCCGGCGTGTGCTGGGGGCGCAGCCGGCCGACGCGGACGTCCTGCCGGGGCTGACCGAGGCGCCGGCCGGCCGCGGCGTCGACCGCCTGATGCGGGCCCAGGGGCTGAGCGTCAGCGTCCTCGCCCCCCGGGCGGCGGGATCGGGCGCCGAGTCGAAGGCCACCCGCCAGGCCCGGCGCACCGAGGGCGTCTTCGACGCGCGGGTCCCGCTGCGGGACGAACGCGCCATGCCGGACTTCATGCGCTGGCCGGACGAGGGCGTCAACCCGCCCCCGAACCCGGCCGCCGACCCGGGCCACCCCCTGTTCGGCCAGACGGTGGTGTTCACGGGCGGCATCGGCATGTCGCGTCAGAGTGCCAAGACGCGCGCGGCCGCGCAGGGTGCGCAGACTGCGAACCGGGTGGGCGCGGCCACCACGATGCTCGTCGTCGGGGACGGCTTCGAGGCCGCGGACCTGCACCGCCCGCGCGCCGATGACGAGGCGCCGCAGGCCGTGACCACGGCGCTGGCGCACCGCAAGACGCGGGACGCCCTGCGCCGGCGGGACCGGGGGCAGGCCATCGCCCTGGTCTCCGAGGGGGAGTTCCTGCAGATGCTCGACGGGAACTGGCCGGACGCCGCGCGCTGA
- a CDS encoding ADP-ribosylglycohydrolase family protein yields MSATAPEPTASSSTPLPGPEHADRVLALLAAGAAGDALGGVVEFTPASGIAAVHGPAGVTDAADLLAQEGAHALPITDDTQLTLYVLDGLLEWIEWQNDGVPADPAACVWLACLRWFATQDGALPEGAPPAPPRWIDAHAELKVRRAPGTACLSGLAEPGMGLPGDPHNPGSKGCGTVMRSAPYGMVPGLEDPHVVSLARQGAVLTHGHPTAWVAAAAYALVIAALLRGLDLAAAVAHARAWLDSLGEEAEEARAAVAAAVDLADTVDADPGAPGALPTALGQGWVAEEALAIALYAALTAQAAHPADPAAALALAMRIGVNHDGDSDSTASLAGQVLGAAHGTAVFGAHDPADRAAAEASVPGWIAEREVVLEAARRWSAATT; encoded by the coding sequence ATGTCCGCCACCGCGCCCGAGCCCACCGCCTCCTCGTCCACACCCCTGCCCGGCCCCGAGCACGCCGACCGGGTCCTGGCCCTCCTCGCGGCCGGTGCCGCCGGGGACGCGCTGGGCGGCGTCGTCGAGTTCACCCCCGCGTCGGGGATCGCGGCGGTGCACGGCCCGGCCGGCGTCACCGACGCCGCGGACCTGCTCGCCCAGGAGGGCGCCCACGCCCTCCCGATCACCGACGACACGCAGCTGACGCTGTACGTGCTCGACGGCCTGCTCGAGTGGATCGAGTGGCAGAACGACGGCGTCCCGGCCGATCCCGCCGCGTGCGTCTGGCTCGCGTGCCTGCGCTGGTTCGCCACGCAGGACGGCGCGCTGCCCGAGGGCGCTCCCCCGGCCCCGCCCCGCTGGATCGACGCGCACGCGGAGCTGAAGGTGCGCCGCGCGCCGGGCACCGCGTGCCTGAGCGGGCTCGCCGAACCGGGGATGGGCCTGCCGGGCGACCCGCACAACCCGGGCTCGAAGGGCTGCGGGACGGTCATGCGCTCGGCCCCGTACGGGATGGTGCCGGGGCTCGAGGACCCGCACGTCGTGTCCCTCGCCCGCCAGGGGGCCGTCCTCACGCACGGCCACCCCACCGCGTGGGTCGCGGCGGCCGCGTACGCCCTCGTCATCGCGGCCCTGCTGCGCGGCCTGGACCTGGCCGCCGCGGTCGCGCACGCCCGCGCGTGGCTCGACAGCCTGGGCGAGGAGGCCGAGGAGGCCCGCGCCGCCGTCGCCGCGGCGGTCGACCTGGCCGACACCGTCGACGCCGACCCCGGCGCCCCCGGCGCCCTCCCCACCGCGCTCGGCCAGGGCTGGGTCGCGGAGGAGGCCCTGGCCATCGCGCTGTATGCCGCGCTCACCGCGCAGGCGGCGCACCCGGCCGATCCGGCGGCGGCGCTCGCCCTGGCGATGCGGATCGGCGTGAACCACGACGGCGACTCCGACTCCACGGCCTCGCTGGCCGGGCAGGTGCTCGGCGCGGCGCACGGCACCGCCGTGTTCGGCGCGCACGACCCCGCGGACCGCGCCGCGGCCGAGGCCTCCGTCCCGGGGTGGATCGCCGAGCGCGAGGTCGTCCTGGAGGCCGCCCGGCGCTGGAGCGCCGCGACCACCTGA
- a CDS encoding exonuclease SbcCD subunit D has product MILLHTSDWHLGRSFHGTGLLEAQEEVLDALVATVTERGVDAVLLAGDVYDRALPPADAVRLLDRTLTRLHAAGAQVVLTSGNHDSAVRLGFGGELLAAAGVHVRADAAELDRPVLLPEPGVDGGAGQTVAVYGIPYLEPRHQGPAWGVEPHHTAVLTEAVRRVHADLAARRAETPGPVAGVVLAHLFAAGGHGSESERDIGEGEHVEPDAPPEMLVGTLGQVPVSVFEGLDYAALGHLHGRQRLAEHVRYSGSPLPYSFSEAGHRKGGWLVHVTGGAVTGVEAVDWDAGRRLAVLSGPIEDLLESPEFAWAEQCWVQVTVTDDERPERALERLKTRFPSVLVFRHEPAGGRRARERTYAQVLRQAPSDHALAVGFVDHVRQRPASEAEQDLLRDALEAARAAEVRA; this is encoded by the coding sequence ATGATCCTGCTGCACACCTCGGACTGGCATCTGGGCCGGTCGTTCCACGGCACCGGGCTGCTCGAGGCCCAGGAGGAGGTCCTGGACGCCCTGGTCGCGACCGTGACGGAGCGCGGCGTGGACGCCGTCCTGTTGGCCGGGGACGTGTACGACCGCGCGCTGCCGCCGGCGGACGCCGTCCGGCTGCTGGACCGGACGCTCACCCGGCTGCACGCGGCCGGTGCCCAGGTGGTGCTCACGAGCGGCAACCACGACTCGGCGGTGCGCCTCGGCTTCGGCGGCGAACTCCTGGCGGCCGCGGGCGTGCACGTGCGCGCGGACGCGGCGGAGCTGGACCGCCCGGTGCTGCTCCCCGAGCCCGGGGTCGACGGCGGCGCGGGCCAGACCGTGGCCGTCTACGGCATCCCCTACCTCGAACCGCGCCACCAGGGACCGGCCTGGGGCGTGGAGCCCCACCACACGGCCGTGCTGACGGAGGCGGTCCGCCGCGTCCACGCCGATCTGGCCGCCCGCCGCGCCGAGACGCCGGGGCCGGTGGCCGGCGTCGTGCTGGCCCACCTGTTCGCGGCCGGGGGCCACGGCTCCGAGTCCGAACGGGACATCGGCGAGGGTGAGCACGTCGAGCCGGACGCCCCGCCCGAGATGCTGGTGGGCACGCTGGGGCAGGTGCCGGTCTCCGTGTTCGAGGGGCTCGACTACGCGGCCCTGGGCCACCTGCACGGCCGCCAGCGGCTGGCCGAGCACGTGCGGTACTCCGGTTCTCCGCTGCCGTACTCCTTCTCCGAGGCGGGCCACCGCAAGGGCGGCTGGCTCGTCCACGTCACGGGCGGGGCCGTCACCGGCGTCGAGGCCGTGGACTGGGACGCCGGGCGGCGCCTGGCGGTGCTGTCCGGGCCGATCGAGGACCTGCTGGAGTCCCCGGAGTTCGCGTGGGCGGAGCAGTGCTGGGTGCAGGTCACCGTCACCGACGACGAACGCCCCGAGCGGGCCCTGGAGCGTCTCAAGACGCGGTTCCCCTCCGTGCTCGTCTTCCGCCACGAACCGGCCGGCGGGAGGCGGGCCCGGGAGCGGACCTACGCCCAGGTCCTGCGGCAGGCGCCCTCGGACCACGCGCTCGCGGTCGGTTTCGTGGACCACGTCCGGCAGCGGCCGGCCAGCGAGGCCGAGCAGGACCTGCTGCGGGACGCCCTCGAGGCCGCCCGCGCGGCGGAGGTGCGCGCATGA